One genomic window of Gossypium hirsutum isolate 1008001.06 chromosome D11, Gossypium_hirsutum_v2.1, whole genome shotgun sequence includes the following:
- the LOC107912040 gene encoding methyltransferase-like protein 23 isoform X3 → MKTISRHFYGDSEKTAFSISIVENMKEDYGLFVWPCSIVLAEYVWQHKLRFSGNNVVELGAGTCLPGLVAAKVGSNVTLTDDANRLEVLENMRGVCELNNLKCEVRY, encoded by the exons ATGAAGACGATATCGCGTCATTTTTACGGCGACTCTGAGAAAACCGCCTTCTCCATATCGATAGTTGAG AACATGAAAGAAGACTATGGCTTATTCGTTTGGCCTTGTAGTATCGTACTGGCCGAGTATGTTTGGCAACACAAACTGCGCTTTTCCGGGAATAATGTAGTCGAG CTCGGTGCAGGAACTTGCTTACCTGGATTGGTAGCTGCCAAAGTTGGCTCCAATGTCACCCTTACCGACGATGCAAATAGATTGGAG GTGCTTGAGAACATGAGAGGAGTCTGTGAACTAAATAATCTGAAATGTGAAGTAAG GTATTAG
- the LOC107912040 gene encoding methyltransferase-like protein 23 isoform X2 — protein sequence MKTISRHFYGDSEKTAFSISIVENMKEDYGLFVWPCSIVLAEYVWQHKLRFSGNNVVELGAGTCLPGLVAAKVGSNVTLTDDANRLEVLENMRGVCELNNLKCEFCF from the exons ATGAAGACGATATCGCGTCATTTTTACGGCGACTCTGAGAAAACCGCCTTCTCCATATCGATAGTTGAG AACATGAAAGAAGACTATGGCTTATTCGTTTGGCCTTGTAGTATCGTACTGGCCGAGTATGTTTGGCAACACAAACTGCGCTTTTCCGGGAATAATGTAGTCGAG CTCGGTGCAGGAACTTGCTTACCTGGATTGGTAGCTGCCAAAGTTGGCTCCAATGTCACCCTTACCGACGATGCAAATAGATTGGAG GTGCTTGAGAACATGAGAGGAGTCTGTGAACTAAATAATCTGAAATGTGAA ttttgtttttag